One window of the Equus caballus isolate H_3958 breed thoroughbred chromosome 2, TB-T2T, whole genome shotgun sequence genome contains the following:
- the LOC100064176 gene encoding cytochrome P450 4B1, translated as MVPVLLSLSVSCLGLWASGLILVLGFLKLLSLLLRRQKLARAMDSFPGPPTHWLFGHSLEIQQTGSLDKVVSWAHQFPYAHPLWYGQFVGFLNIYEPDYAKAVYSRGDPKAPDVYDFLLQWIGKGLLVLHGPKWFQHRKLLTPGFHYDVLKPYVALFADSTRAMLDKWEEKARENKSFDIFCDVGHMALDTLMKCTFGKADTGLGHRDSSYYQAVGELTLLTQQRIESFQYHNDFIYWLTLHGRRFLRACRVAHDHTDQVIRERKADLQDEKEQEKIQNRRHLDFLDILLGARDEDGIKLSDAELRAEVDTFMFEGHDTTTSGISWFLYCMALYPEHQQCCREEVREVLGDRDSFQWDDLGKMTYLTMCIKESFRIYPPVPQVFRQLSKPVSFVDGRSLPAGSLVSLHIYALHRNSAVWPDPEVFDPLRFSSENVARRHPFAFIPFSAGPRNCIGQQFAMNEMKVVTALCLLRFEFALDPLRLPVPLPQLVLRSRNGIHLHLKPLGPGSGKQLC; from the exons ATGGTGCCTGTGTTGCTCTCCTTGAGTGTGTCCTGCCTGGGTCTGTGGGCTTCTGGACTGATCTTGGTCTTAGGCTTCCTCAAGCTCCTTAGTCTGCTGCTGCGGAGGCAAAAGCTGGCCAGGGCTATGGACAGCTTCCCAGGACCCCCCACCCACTGGCTCTTCGGACACTCCCTCGAG ATCCAGCAGACGGGGAGCCTGGACAAGGTGGTGTCCTGGGCCCACCAGTTCCCCTACGCCCACCCACTCTGGTATGGGCAGTTCGTTGGCTTCCTGAATATCTATGAGCCTGACTATGCCAAAGCTGTATATAGCCGAGGGG ACCCTAAGGCACCAGATGTTTATGACTTCCTCCTTCAGTGGATTG GGAAAGGCCTGCTGGTCCTTCATGGGCCCAAGTGGTTCCAGCACCGCAAGCTGCTCACGCCTGGCTTCCATTATGATGTACTGAAGCCCTATGTGGCCCTGTTTGCTGACTCCACCCGTGCCATGCTG GACAAGTGGGAGGAGAAGGCTCGTGAGAATAAGAGCTTTGACATCTTCTGTGATGTGGGCCACATGGCGCTGGACACGCTCATGAAGTGCACCTTTGGCAAAGCAGACACTGGCCTGGGTCACAG GGACAGTAGTTATTACCAGGCAGTCGGTGAGCTCACTCTGCTGACACAGCAGCGCATCGAGTCCTTCCAGTACCACAACGACTTCATCTACTGGCTCACCCTCCATGGCCGCCGCTTCCTGCGTGCCTGCCGGGTGGCCCACGACCACACAG ACCAGGTCATCAGGGAACGGAAGGCAGACCTGCAGGACGAGAAAGAGCAGGAGAAGATCCAGAACCGGAGGCACCTGGACTTCCTGGACATTCTCCTGGGGGCTCGT GATGAAGATGGGATCAAGCTGTCAGATGCCGAGCTCCGCGCTGAGGTGGACACGTTCATGTTTGAAGGCCATGACACCACCACCAGTGGCATCTCCTGGTTTCTCTACTGCATGGCCCTGTACCCCGAGCACCAGCAGTGTTGTCGGGAGGAGGTGCGCGAGGTCCTTGGGGACCGAGACTCCTTCCAGTG GGATGATCTGGGCAAGATGACCTACTTGACCATGTGCATCAAGGAGAGCTTCCGCATCTACCCGCCCGTGCCCCAGGTGTTCCGCCAGCTCAGCAAGCCCGTCAGCTTCGTGGATGGCCGCTCCCTACCCGCAG GCAGCCTGGTCTCTCTGCACATCTACGCCCTCCACAGGAACAGCGCAGTGTGGCCCGACCCTGAG GTCTTTGACCCCCTGCGCTTTTCCTCTGAGAATGTGGCCAGGCGCCACCCCTTTGCCTTCATACCCTTCTCCGCTGGGCCCAG GAACTGCATCGGGCAGCAGTTTGCCATGAACGAGATGAAGGTGGTCACGGCCCTCTGCTTGCTGCGCTTTGAGTTCGCCCTGGACCCCTTGCGGCTGCCTGTCCCGTTGCCCCAGCTGGTCCTGCGCTCCAGGAATGGCATCCATCTGCACCTGAAGCCGCTGGGCCCGGGCTCTGGGAAGCAGCTCTGCTGA